Genomic segment of Dactylococcopsis salina PCC 8305:
CTTGGTACACCACAGTGGAAAATATTGCCATTGGTCTCAAAGCCCAAGGAGTCAATCAAACACGGCGACTACAAAGAGCGCGTACCCTCGCTGAAAAAGTGGGTTTAGCCGATGCCACTCACCTTTATCCTCAGCAACTCAGTGGCGGGATGAAACAACGGGTCAATCTTGCCAGAGCGTTTGCCATTGATCCCAGTTTACTCTTATTGGATGAGCCATTTAGTTCTCTTGATTTGGGAACACGAGGACAAGCCCAAAAATTAGTCATGAATTGGGTCGCCGAACACGAAACCACCGCTATTTTAGTCACTCACGATCTCGCTGAAGCAGTTCTCATGGCCGATCATTTAATCGTTTTTTCAGCGCGGCCCGCTCGGATGGTTTATTGCTGGGAAAATGAAAAACCGCCTCAACAACGGGATGCTGTTTATATTTATCGGATTTTGGCGCAGTTACAAGCCGTGCCAGAAGTCGCAGCGAGTTTTAGTCTTGAAACACCTCTCTCTCTTTTTTAAGTCTTATGAAATACAATCGTCGCCGTTTCTTACAAATTATGACCGCTAGCGGATTAGTTGTTGCCAGTAGCTGCGATCGTCAAACGCCCCCTTCTCAGGGGGAACAACTCTCTTCTCTAGGGATTGGCGGTTCTCCCATTTTACTCGCCATTCCTCTTGCCTACCTAATTGAAGAAAGCCGTCTCTCGCAAAAAGTCCCCAATCTAGAGTTTATTCCCGTTCGCAACCATGAACAAATGAAAGCCCTGTTAACTTCTGGACAAGGACAAATGGCAGCCAATCCTACTTTACTGTCTGCGGGGCTGTATCAAAAAGAGTTTCCTCTACGGTTGCTTAATGTCATGATTTGGGGCAATATTTATGTTCTCTCTCCAGATAGCAGCATTGCCACTTGGGAAGATTTGCGCGGGAAGTCGGTTTTGATTCCATTTCAGGGCAGTATGCCAGAAATGATCTTCCGTTTTCTCGCTACTCAGTCGGGACTCAACCCAGATGAAGACCTAACCATTGTTTCTACTCAAGATTTTCAATCCACGGCGCAACTGTTGCTGGTGGGACAAGGAGAGGCGGGAGTATTTGCTGAACCTCGCGCTAGTAGCGTTGTGGCGAAAGGAAAGGAACAAAACATCGAGCTTTTTTACAGTTTAGATTTTCGAGAAACTTGGGGAGGCGTAACAGGTCAAACCGCCCGTTTTCCCCAAGCAGGAGTTTCCATCTTAAAGAGTTTAACAGACCAGCATCCTGACGTGGTGGAATTAATCCATGCTGAGTTGCGAAACTCTCTGGACTGGATACAAGAAAACCCCACCGCAGCAGCGGAGTTAGGGTCGAAATATATGGATTTACCGCCAGCAGTGATTGAGCAATCTTTGGCTAAAAATCGGTTTGAATATCTCAGTGCAGCGGAAGCACAGTCAGAGTTGGAAGTGTTTTATCAGTCGCTGATGCAGGTCAATCCTAAACTTTTGGGGGGAAAACTGCCCAACGCTGATTTTTATGTTGAAGGATAGACTGGGAAATAAGGAAAAGAACCTAAATTGTAGGGTGGGCAATGCCCACCATCAGATAGCTTCAGACTTATTACTGCTATCCCACGCTTAGTTAAAATTGGCTTAACTGCCGAACAAATTGCAGAAGCGTTAGACTTACCCATTCAGGAAGTTAAAAAAATTATAGCGAGTTTAGAATAAGCCTATTTATAAATATCGCCACGAGAACCAATTGCGGTAATCACATAAACCTGTTTTTCTGTATCCTCTCTAAACAAAATTCGATATTTACCTACTCGTAAACGCAACTCAGGACGACCTTTTAACGGTTTAATATCTAAAATTGAAGGATTAGAAATTAAAGTATCTAACGCATTCAGAATCCGAATTTGCTCATCAGACTTCATTCGCTTTAAATAGCGCTCAGCTGGTTTTAAT
This window contains:
- a CDS encoding ABC transporter ATP-binding protein, whose translation is MTVQLLDRITHQYGSRLVLDEISLSVKPSQILCLMGPSGCGKTTLLNLLAGLVSPTAGKVAPSLSSVAYVFQEPCLFPWYTTVENIAIGLKAQGVNQTRRLQRARTLAEKVGLADATHLYPQQLSGGMKQRVNLARAFAIDPSLLLLDEPFSSLDLGTRGQAQKLVMNWVAEHETTAILVTHDLAEAVLMADHLIVFSARPARMVYCWENEKPPQQRDAVYIYRILAQLQAVPEVAASFSLETPLSLF
- a CDS encoding ABC transporter substrate-binding protein — protein: MKYNRRRFLQIMTASGLVVASSCDRQTPPSQGEQLSSLGIGGSPILLAIPLAYLIEESRLSQKVPNLEFIPVRNHEQMKALLTSGQGQMAANPTLLSAGLYQKEFPLRLLNVMIWGNIYVLSPDSSIATWEDLRGKSVLIPFQGSMPEMIFRFLATQSGLNPDEDLTIVSTQDFQSTAQLLLVGQGEAGVFAEPRASSVVAKGKEQNIELFYSLDFRETWGGVTGQTARFPQAGVSILKSLTDQHPDVVELIHAELRNSLDWIQENPTAAAELGSKYMDLPPAVIEQSLAKNRFEYLSAAEAQSELEVFYQSLMQVNPKLLGGKLPNADFYVEG
- a CDS encoding type II toxin-antitoxin system RelE family toxin, giving the protein MLDYILLKPAERYLKRMKSDEQIRILNALDTLISNPSILDIKPLKGRPELRLRVGKYRILFREDTEKQVYVITAIGSRGDIYK